In Caloenas nicobarica isolate bCalNic1 chromosome 27, bCalNic1.hap1, whole genome shotgun sequence, one DNA window encodes the following:
- the MIDN gene encoding midnolin: protein MDPQPGARSCSRGAPACEVVPNEPPMNLYINTTTGTRYELSVPAEETVEGLKRRLSQRLKVPKERLALLHKESRLSSGKLQDLGVVEGSKLTLVPTVEAGLMSQASRPEQSVMQALESLTETQVNDFLSGRSPLTLALRVGDHMMFVQLQLAAQQSSGQLQHRHVIASRGEAGAAASPHCRTLHGSTGSGFARIPVVPTCQQSPAPSPAPAAPAPPMYCNAPHPAPVTAGMFRSHGASAQTVNSSVVSSCSEVDCGTRSSSSPGSSPAPPAARSRKPGAVIESFVNHAPGVFSGTFSGTLHPNCQDSSGRPRRDIGTILQILNDLLSATRHYQGMPQSLTQLRCQTQFSSSSPPASPDLATKTTSEPLPAAAASPPLHPVVQCQSQIRMCKPSGDRLRQTENRATRCKVERLQLLMQQKRLRRKARRDARGPYPWLPSRKAARTNSNSSVSSEGSLDLDFEDSVWKPEVKADMKSEFVVA from the exons ATGGACCCGCAGCCCGgcgccaggagctgcagccgcGGGGCTCCCGCCTGCGAGGTGGTCCCGAACGAGCCCCCCATGAACCTCTACATCAACACCACCACCGGGACCCGCTATGAGCTCTCCGTGCCCGCCGAGGAGACGGTGGAGGGGCTGAAGAGGCGGCTGTCCCAGCGGCTCAAGGTGCCCAAGGAGcggctggctctgctgcacaaAGAGAG TCGACTCAGTTCTGGAAAACTGCAGGACCTGGGAGTCGTGGAAGGAAGCAAGCTGACGCTGGTGCCCACCGTGGAGGCCGGCTTGATG tcccaGGCATCCAGGCCAGAACAGTCGGTGATGCAAGCTCTGGAAAGCTTAACTGAAACTCAG GTCAACGATTTCTTGTCGGGACGGTCCCCGCTGACCCTGGCCCTGCGCGTGGGCGACCACATGATGTTCGTGCAGCTCCAGCTGGCAGCGCAGCAGAGCAGcgggcagctccagcaccgGCATGTCATCGCCAGCCGTGGCGAGGCGGGGGCCGCCGCCAGCCCCCACTGCCGGACACTGCACGGCAGCACCGGCTCCGGCTTCGCCCGCATCCCCGTGGTGCCCACGTGCCAGCAGAGcccggcccccagccccgcgcccgccgcacCGGCCCCCCCCATGTACTGTAACGCCCCCCACCCTGCTCCCGTCACCGCCGGGATGTTCCGGTCGCACGGGGCCAGCGCGCAGACGGTGAACAGCAGCGTGGTCTCCTCCTGCTCGGAG GTGGACTGTGGCAcccgcagcagcagctccccaggcagcagcccggccccccccgcgGCACGGTCCCGCAAACCGGGGGCCGTCATCGAGAGCTTCGTCAACCACGCGCCCGGGGTCTTCTCAGGGACCTTCTCTG gcacTTTGCACCCCAACTGCCAGGACAGCAgcgggcggccgcggcgggaCATCGGCACCATCCTGCAGATCCTGAACGACCTCCTCAGCGCCACGCGACACTACCAGGGCATGCCGCAGTCCCTGACGCAGCTGCGCTGCCAGACACagttctcctcctcctcgcccccCGCCTCCCCGGACCTCGCCACCAAAACTACCTCAGAGCCGCTGCCGGCGGCCGCGGCCTCCCCGCCCCTGCACCCCGTCGTCCAGTGCCAAAGCCAGATCCGAATGTGCAAACCCAGCG GGGACCGCTTGCGGCAGACGGAGAACCGGGCGACGCGCTGCAAGGTGGagcggctgcagctgctgatgcAGCAGAAGCGGCTGCGGCGGAAGGCGCGGCGGGACGCGCGGGGGCCGTACCCCTGGCTGCCCAGCCGCAAGGCCGCCCGCaccaacagcaacagcagcgTCTCCAGCGAGGGCAGCCTGGACCTGGACTTCGAGGACTCGGTCTGGAAGCCGGAGGTCAAGGCGGACATGAAATCCGAGTTTGTCGTAGCATAG
- the CIRBP gene encoding cold-inducible RNA-binding protein isoform X2, with the protein MASDEGKLFVGGLSFDTNEQSLEQVFSKYGQISEVVVVKDRETQRSRGFGFVTFENIDDAKDAMMAMNGKSVDGRQIRVDQAGKSSENRSRGYRGGSSGGRGFFRGGRGRGRGFSRGGGDRGYGGGRFDSRSGGYNGSRDYYNSRSQGGYGDRSSGGSYRDSYDSYGKSWFIGSDEYVCRNL; encoded by the exons ATGGCCTCAGACGAGGGGAAGCTCTTTGTTGGCGGGCTGAGTTTCGACACGAACGAGCAGTCGCTGGAACAGGTCTTCTCGAAATACGGACAGATCTCAGAAG TTGTCGTGGTGAAAGACAGAGAGACTCAGAGATCCAGAGGTTTTGGCTTTGTTACTTTTGAAAACATAGATGATGCTAAAGACGCAATGATGGCCATGAATGGAAAG TCTGTAGATGGACGTCAGATCAGAGTCGATCAGGCTGGGAAATCCTCAGAGAACAGATCCCGCGGGTACAGAGGGGGCTCCTCGGGGGGCAGAGGCTTTTTCCGTGGGGGCAGAGGCCGGGGCCGCGGCTTCTCCAGAG GAGGTGGAGACAGAGGCTATGGCGGAGGCAGATTTGATTCCCGGAGTGGAGGTTATAATGGTTCCAGAGACTACTATAATAGCAG GAGTCAAGGTGGTTATGGCGACAGGTCTTCAGGAGGGTCCTACAGAGACAGCTACGACAGTTACGGTAAGTCCTGGTTCATTGGGAGTGACGAGTACGTATGTAGGAACCTCTGA
- the CIRBP gene encoding cold-inducible RNA-binding protein isoform X1, producing MASDEGKLFVGGLSFDTNEQSLEQVFSKYGQISEVVVVKDRETQRSRGFGFVTFENIDDAKDAMMAMNGKSVDGRQIRVDQAGKSSENRSRGYRGGSSGGRGFFRGGRGRGRGFSRGGGDRGYGGGRFDSRSGGYNGSRDYYNSSRSQGGYGDRSSGGSYRDSYDSYGKSWFIGSDEYVCRNL from the exons ATGGCCTCAGACGAGGGGAAGCTCTTTGTTGGCGGGCTGAGTTTCGACACGAACGAGCAGTCGCTGGAACAGGTCTTCTCGAAATACGGACAGATCTCAGAAG TTGTCGTGGTGAAAGACAGAGAGACTCAGAGATCCAGAGGTTTTGGCTTTGTTACTTTTGAAAACATAGATGATGCTAAAGACGCAATGATGGCCATGAATGGAAAG TCTGTAGATGGACGTCAGATCAGAGTCGATCAGGCTGGGAAATCCTCAGAGAACAGATCCCGCGGGTACAGAGGGGGCTCCTCGGGGGGCAGAGGCTTTTTCCGTGGGGGCAGAGGCCGGGGCCGCGGCTTCTCCAGAG GAGGTGGAGACAGAGGCTATGGCGGAGGCAGATTTGATTCCCGGAGTGGAGGTTATAATGGTTCCAGAGACTACTATAATAGCAG cagGAGTCAAGGTGGTTATGGCGACAGGTCTTCAGGAGGGTCCTACAGAGACAGCTACGACAGTTACGGTAAGTCCTGGTTCATTGGGAGTGACGAGTACGTATGTAGGAACCTCTGA
- the CIRBP gene encoding cold-inducible RNA-binding protein isoform X4 yields the protein MASDEGKLFVGGLSFDTNEQSLEQVFSKYGQISEVVVVKDRETQRSRGFGFVTFENIDDAKDAMMAMNGKSVDGRQIRVDQAGKSSENRSRGYRGGSSGGRGFFRGGRGRGRGFSRGGGDRGYGGGRFDSRSGGYNGSRDYYNSRSQGGYGDRSSGGSYRDSYDSYATHNE from the exons ATGGCCTCAGACGAGGGGAAGCTCTTTGTTGGCGGGCTGAGTTTCGACACGAACGAGCAGTCGCTGGAACAGGTCTTCTCGAAATACGGACAGATCTCAGAAG TTGTCGTGGTGAAAGACAGAGAGACTCAGAGATCCAGAGGTTTTGGCTTTGTTACTTTTGAAAACATAGATGATGCTAAAGACGCAATGATGGCCATGAATGGAAAG TCTGTAGATGGACGTCAGATCAGAGTCGATCAGGCTGGGAAATCCTCAGAGAACAGATCCCGCGGGTACAGAGGGGGCTCCTCGGGGGGCAGAGGCTTTTTCCGTGGGGGCAGAGGCCGGGGCCGCGGCTTCTCCAGAG GAGGTGGAGACAGAGGCTATGGCGGAGGCAGATTTGATTCCCGGAGTGGAGGTTATAATGGTTCCAGAGACTACTATAATAGCAG GAGTCAAGGTGGTTATGGCGACAGGTCTTCAGGAGGGTCCTACAGAGACAGCTACGACAGTTACG CTACACACAACGAGTAA
- the CIRBP gene encoding cold-inducible RNA-binding protein isoform X5: MASDEGKLFVGGLSFDTNEQSLEQVFSKYGQISEVVVVKDRETQRSRGFGFVTFENIDDAKDAMMAMNGKSVDGRQIRVDQAGKSSENRSRGYRGGSSGGRGFFRGGRGRGRGFSRGGGDRGYGGGRFDSRSGGYNGSRDYYNSSRSQGGYGDRSSGGSYRDSYDSYG; this comes from the exons ATGGCCTCAGACGAGGGGAAGCTCTTTGTTGGCGGGCTGAGTTTCGACACGAACGAGCAGTCGCTGGAACAGGTCTTCTCGAAATACGGACAGATCTCAGAAG TTGTCGTGGTGAAAGACAGAGAGACTCAGAGATCCAGAGGTTTTGGCTTTGTTACTTTTGAAAACATAGATGATGCTAAAGACGCAATGATGGCCATGAATGGAAAG TCTGTAGATGGACGTCAGATCAGAGTCGATCAGGCTGGGAAATCCTCAGAGAACAGATCCCGCGGGTACAGAGGGGGCTCCTCGGGGGGCAGAGGCTTTTTCCGTGGGGGCAGAGGCCGGGGCCGCGGCTTCTCCAGAG GAGGTGGAGACAGAGGCTATGGCGGAGGCAGATTTGATTCCCGGAGTGGAGGTTATAATGGTTCCAGAGACTACTATAATAGCAG cagGAGTCAAGGTGGTTATGGCGACAGGTCTTCAGGAGGGTCCTACAGAGACAGCTACGACAGTTACG
- the CIRBP gene encoding cold-inducible RNA-binding protein isoform X6 codes for MASDEGKLFVGGLSFDTNEQSLEQVFSKYGQISEVVVVKDRETQRSRGFGFVTFENIDDAKDAMMAMNGKSVDGRQIRVDQAGKSSENRSRGYRGGSSGGRGFFRGGRGRGRGFSRGGGDRGYGGGRFDSRSGGYNGSRDYYNSRSQGGYGDRSSGGSYRDSYDSYG; via the exons ATGGCCTCAGACGAGGGGAAGCTCTTTGTTGGCGGGCTGAGTTTCGACACGAACGAGCAGTCGCTGGAACAGGTCTTCTCGAAATACGGACAGATCTCAGAAG TTGTCGTGGTGAAAGACAGAGAGACTCAGAGATCCAGAGGTTTTGGCTTTGTTACTTTTGAAAACATAGATGATGCTAAAGACGCAATGATGGCCATGAATGGAAAG TCTGTAGATGGACGTCAGATCAGAGTCGATCAGGCTGGGAAATCCTCAGAGAACAGATCCCGCGGGTACAGAGGGGGCTCCTCGGGGGGCAGAGGCTTTTTCCGTGGGGGCAGAGGCCGGGGCCGCGGCTTCTCCAGAG GAGGTGGAGACAGAGGCTATGGCGGAGGCAGATTTGATTCCCGGAGTGGAGGTTATAATGGTTCCAGAGACTACTATAATAGCAG GAGTCAAGGTGGTTATGGCGACAGGTCTTCAGGAGGGTCCTACAGAGACAGCTACGACAGTTACG
- the CIRBP gene encoding cold-inducible RNA-binding protein isoform X3 — protein sequence MASDEGKLFVGGLSFDTNEQSLEQVFSKYGQISEVVVVKDRETQRSRGFGFVTFENIDDAKDAMMAMNGKSVDGRQIRVDQAGKSSENRSRGYRGGSSGGRGFFRGGRGRGRGFSRGGGDRGYGGGRFDSRSGGYNGSRDYYNSSRSQGGYGDRSSGGSYRDSYDSYATHNE from the exons ATGGCCTCAGACGAGGGGAAGCTCTTTGTTGGCGGGCTGAGTTTCGACACGAACGAGCAGTCGCTGGAACAGGTCTTCTCGAAATACGGACAGATCTCAGAAG TTGTCGTGGTGAAAGACAGAGAGACTCAGAGATCCAGAGGTTTTGGCTTTGTTACTTTTGAAAACATAGATGATGCTAAAGACGCAATGATGGCCATGAATGGAAAG TCTGTAGATGGACGTCAGATCAGAGTCGATCAGGCTGGGAAATCCTCAGAGAACAGATCCCGCGGGTACAGAGGGGGCTCCTCGGGGGGCAGAGGCTTTTTCCGTGGGGGCAGAGGCCGGGGCCGCGGCTTCTCCAGAG GAGGTGGAGACAGAGGCTATGGCGGAGGCAGATTTGATTCCCGGAGTGGAGGTTATAATGGTTCCAGAGACTACTATAATAGCAG cagGAGTCAAGGTGGTTATGGCGACAGGTCTTCAGGAGGGTCCTACAGAGACAGCTACGACAGTTACG CTACACACAACGAGTAA